In Chanodichthys erythropterus isolate Z2021 chromosome 18, ASM2448905v1, whole genome shotgun sequence, the following are encoded in one genomic region:
- the LOC137007128 gene encoding protein FAM181A-like: protein MSAMANSDSEVKTLLNFVNLASSDIKAALDRSAPCRRSVDHRKYLQKQLKRFSHRYSKVPRCHSHRTSDPTCAKAGMFARDGPSGNGTEARLATDLSPNSEDDARAGHVPMRKRQLPASFWKEPQCSSGSRECLEHFLKNNANGNVNVRSHGERRKMIHDNPLVSSNAEPPRRSAACACCPLQYHALHSRFLLPHADAAYRNKTTETHNFIDGLHSNSSHVVIKPIPTKPAISSSIFSVFGFI from the coding sequence ATGAGCGCGATGGCGAACTCTGACAGCGAGGTGAAGACGCTTCTGAACTTTGTCAACCTGGCGTCGAGCGACATCAAGGCGGCGCTGGACAGATCTGCGCCCTGCAGACGCTCCGTGGACCACCGCAAATACCTGCAGAAGCAGCTGAAGCGCTTCTCGCACAGATACTCCAAGGTTCCCCGCTGCCATTCGCACAGAACAAGCGACCCCACGTGTGCTAAAGCAGGCATGTTCGCGCGCGACGGCCCGAGCGGAAACGGGACAGAAGCGCGTCTAGCGACGGATCTGAGCCCGAATTCCGAGGACGACGCGCGGGCGGGCCACGTGCCCATGCGCAAGCGGCAGCTTCCGGCGTCCTTCTGGAAGGAGCCGCAGTGCTCCTCGGGCAGCCGAGAGTGTCTGGAGCACTTCCTTAAAAACAACGCGAACGGGAATGTAAATGTCAGATCTCATGGCGAGAGAAGGAAGATGATTCATGATAACCCGCTGGTCTCGAGTAACGCGGAGCCGCCGAGGAGGAGCGCAGCGTGCGCGTGCTGCCCTCTTCAGTATCACGCGCTGCACAGCCGCTTCCTGCTCCCGCACGCGGACGCGGCGTACAGGAACAAAACGACTGAGACGCACAACTTCATCGACGGACTTCACAGTAACAGCTCACATGTGGTTATCAAGCCGATTCCCACGAAGCCAGCGATCTCCTCCTCCATTTTCAGCGTGTTCGGCTTTATTTAG
- the exd1 gene encoding piRNA biogenesis protein EXD1, giving the protein MRNFHLIDRLINMASSSEECRFLDDLRKKRVKISLSETQITGVIQRIHPKKTVILEDVSEVKSGRKFPGVKLIFGHEIVKVDFISSANGDLVHEEHKSEFSSFRRKIILDADEHDIKYVVIDELHEKFGPAVMHIKEQKVIGIGADVFGQTAQERLCWLQVATKKVVYLFDILLLGGQAIKNGLSMIMENPHILKVVHDCRCVARCLRAEFKVNLTNVFDTQVADLMLFYSETGGFLPDRVSSLQEVLRLHLKLSTSDLLPLWSKELHTKECPEVWYIRPCPPALMSLMAVSVRHLLPLRLLLLDALMSDYTVLVDAYMSSYQNQSLHFDQDESTLPKEAEELLSVRRERQEWAACHYSLTDRGLLDRSSFKPSPHVLCPNAAQYWLTLFMRVMLMQEPPNNDRPIQNKGDAKFERRILGHVVFSSQLELE; this is encoded by the exons atgagg AACTTCCATCTGATTGACAGGCTGATTAACATGGCTTCTTCTTCAGAAGAGTGCAGGTTTTTGGACGATTTAAGAAAGAAACGAGTTAAAATAAGTTTGTCAGAGACTCAAATCACTGGCGTTATCCAGCGGATCCACCCGAAGAAGACTGTGATTTTAGAGGACG TATCTGAGGTGAAAAGTGGACGGAAATTTCCAGGCGTCAAGCTGATTTTCGGACACGAAATAGTGAAAG TGGATTTCATCAGTTCTGCGAATGGAGACCT TGTTCATGAAGAGCACAAGTCCGAGTTCAGCTCTTTCAGGAGGAAGATCATCTTGG ATGCTGATGAACACGACATCAAATATGTGGTGATCGACGAGCTTCATGAGAAGTTCGGCCCAGCA gTCATGCACATCAAAGAACAAAAAGTGATCGGAATCGGTGCGGATGTTTTTGGACAGACTGCTCAAGAGAGGCTTTGCTGGTTGCAG GTTGCCACTAAGAAAGTCGTGTACCTGTTTGATATCCTCTTGCTGGGCGGACAAGCTATAAAAAATGGACTGTCCATGATTATGGAGAATCCCCACATTCTGAAG GTGGTTCACGACTGCCGCTGCGTCGCCAGATGCCTGAGAGCCGAGTTTAAAGTCAACCTCACCAACGTCTTTGACACGCAG GTTGCTGATCTCATGCTCTTCTACAGCGAGACCGGCGGTTTCCTCCCGGACCGGGTCAGCAGTCTCCAAGAGGTGCTCCGACTTCACCTCAAACTCTCCACTTCTGACCTCTTACCTCTCTGGTCCAAAGAACTCCACACAAAG GAGTGTCCTGAGGTCTGGTACATCCGTCCGTGTCCTCCTGCCCTGATGAGTTTGATGGCCGTTTCCGTCCGGCACCTTCTCCCGCTGCGCCTGCTGCTTCTGGATGCTCTCATGTCCGATTACACTGTTCTGGTGGATGCATACATGAGCAGCTACCAGAACCAGTCTCTTCACTTCGACCAG GATGAGTCGACACTCCCTAAGGAAGCAGAAGAGCTGCTGTCGGTGAGGCGGGAGCGTCAGGAATGGGCCGCGTGTCACTATTCTCTGACTGACCGAGGCCTTCTGGATCGCTCCAGCTTTAAACCCTCTCCTCAC gttctatgtccgAATGCTGCTCAATATTGGCTGACGCTGttcatgcgtgtgatgctgatgcaggagccgccCAATAATGAC aggcctattcaaaacaaaggcgatgccaagtttgagcgcagaatcttgggacatgtggtcttctcCTCACAGCTGGAGCTGGAGTGA